One part of the Lotus japonicus ecotype B-129 chromosome 2, LjGifu_v1.2 genome encodes these proteins:
- the LOC130738443 gene encoding protein TPX2-like isoform X2, translated as MEEEFDKVQVSDPSMCGDDHNEIDLDYEFDAPRFFDFTRPETFWDADEAQQWFEFAASYPPSPFLEKLRWGNAGAMENVNIVANDDSGPCVNPEQGLEYCNATMQDTLNGNTKLLSKSSSLKSKVFTFMKPTASHLAKQKNAPEVQPPRYFRRLQKQNSSIDGELTKRQKLEAGYLQKVARLKHQTLFTHKKTKEVDRKPNVTIPREPNLVTASRAQRHKSRTNVESVKHTKSSSRVIKAQSLSKKVLEGLAQPFRKMKTPQPTEFQVFHLKTSERALQHAASSNAGGTLNCNSLSNSETKDLKRTKSSVGSRQEKCKMISKLRGSLDDRKLSSKRERGVFRNIKVFPVEPNDERFENELPTELFSKLSLASEAKKTTKSPSVEQPISKGLKENRPESLRQKHEMNLIREEIQRLCTKQYQCE; from the exons aTGGAAGAAGAGTTTGATAAGGTTCAAGTTTCAGACCCGTCTATGTGCGGGGATGATCATAATGAAATTGATCTTGATTATGAATTCGACGCTCCTCGGTTCTTCGATTTCACCCGGCCGGAGACGTTTTGGGATGCTGATGAAGCACAACAATGGTTCGAATTCGCCGCGAGTTACCCGCCTTCAC CGTTTCTGGAGAAGTTGAGATGGGGAAATGCTGGTGCAATGGAAAATGTGAATATTGTTGCTAATGATGATTCTGGTCCTTGTGTGAATCCAGAACAAG GACTTGAATATTGCAATGCAACAATGCAAGATACGTTAAATGGTAACACAAAGCTTCTCAGCAAGTCAAGTTCTTTAAAATCTAAAGTTTTCACTTTCATGAAACCAACAGCAAGTCATTTAGCCAAGCAGAAGAATGCTCCAGAAGTCCAACCCCCTCGATATTTCAGAAG GCTTCAGAAACAGAATTCTTCCATAGATGGAGAATTGACCAAAAGACAGAAGCTTGAAGCTGGTTACTTGCAAAAG GTTGCTCGTCTTAAGCATCAAACTCTCTTTACACATAAGAAAACCAAGGAG GTTGATCGTAAGCCAAACGTTACTATTCCTAGAGAACCTAATTTGGTAACAGCCAGCAGGGCACAAAGACACAA GTCTAGAACTAATGTTGAGTCAGTTAAACATACAAAATCAAGTTCTCGGGTGATTAAAGCACAATCCTTAAGTAAAAAG GTTTTGGAGGGTCTGGCACAACCCTTTCGCAAGATGAAAACACCACAACCAACAGAATTTCAA GTATTCCACTTGAAAACATCAGAGAGGGCACTGCAGCACGCAGCATCTAGTAAT GCCGGAGGTACATTGAATTGCAATTCTCTCTCAAATAGTGAAACAAAGGATCTCAAAAG GACAAAATCTAGTGTTGGCTCAAGGCAGGAAAAATGTAAAATGATTAGCAAACTCCGAGGTAGCCTTGATGATAGG AAACTCTCAAGTAAAAGGGAAAGAGGAGTCTTCAGAAATATCAAAGTATTTCCAGTG GAACCAAATGACGAGAGATTTGAAAATGAACTACCAACTGAATTATTTAGCAAG CTATCCCTGGCTTCTGAAgccaaaaaaacaacaaaatcacCATCAGTGGAGCAGCCAATTTCTAAG GGTTTGAAGGAGAATAGACCAGAATCCTTGCGGCAGAAGCATGAG ATGAATTTGATCAGAGAAGAAATTCAGAGACTATGCACGAAGCAGTATCAATGTGAGTGA
- the LOC130738443 gene encoding protein TPX2-like isoform X3: MEEEFDKVQVSDPSMCGDDHNEIDLDYEFDAPRFFDFTRPETFWDADEAQQWFEFAASYPPSPFLEKLRWGNAGAMENVNIVANDDSGPCVNPEQGLEYCNATMQDTLNGNTKLLSKSSSLKSKVFTFMKPTASHLAKQKNAPEVQPPRYFRRLQKQNSSIDGELTKRQKLEAGYLQKVARLKHQTLFTHKKTKEVDRKPNVTIPREPNLVTASRAQRHKSRTNVESVKHTKSSSRVIKAQSLSKKVLEGLAQPFRKMKTPQPTEFQVFHLKTSERALQHAASSNAGGTLNCNSLSNSETKDLKRTKSSVGSRQEKCKMISKLRGSLDDRKLSSKRERGVFRNIKVFPVEPNDERFENELPTELFSKLSLASEAKKTTKSPSVEQPISKGLKENRPESLRQKHEKMNLIREEIQRLCTKQYQ; this comes from the exons aTGGAAGAAGAGTTTGATAAGGTTCAAGTTTCAGACCCGTCTATGTGCGGGGATGATCATAATGAAATTGATCTTGATTATGAATTCGACGCTCCTCGGTTCTTCGATTTCACCCGGCCGGAGACGTTTTGGGATGCTGATGAAGCACAACAATGGTTCGAATTCGCCGCGAGTTACCCGCCTTCAC CGTTTCTGGAGAAGTTGAGATGGGGAAATGCTGGTGCAATGGAAAATGTGAATATTGTTGCTAATGATGATTCTGGTCCTTGTGTGAATCCAGAACAAG GACTTGAATATTGCAATGCAACAATGCAAGATACGTTAAATGGTAACACAAAGCTTCTCAGCAAGTCAAGTTCTTTAAAATCTAAAGTTTTCACTTTCATGAAACCAACAGCAAGTCATTTAGCCAAGCAGAAGAATGCTCCAGAAGTCCAACCCCCTCGATATTTCAGAAG GCTTCAGAAACAGAATTCTTCCATAGATGGAGAATTGACCAAAAGACAGAAGCTTGAAGCTGGTTACTTGCAAAAG GTTGCTCGTCTTAAGCATCAAACTCTCTTTACACATAAGAAAACCAAGGAG GTTGATCGTAAGCCAAACGTTACTATTCCTAGAGAACCTAATTTGGTAACAGCCAGCAGGGCACAAAGACACAA GTCTAGAACTAATGTTGAGTCAGTTAAACATACAAAATCAAGTTCTCGGGTGATTAAAGCACAATCCTTAAGTAAAAAG GTTTTGGAGGGTCTGGCACAACCCTTTCGCAAGATGAAAACACCACAACCAACAGAATTTCAA GTATTCCACTTGAAAACATCAGAGAGGGCACTGCAGCACGCAGCATCTAGTAAT GCCGGAGGTACATTGAATTGCAATTCTCTCTCAAATAGTGAAACAAAGGATCTCAAAAG GACAAAATCTAGTGTTGGCTCAAGGCAGGAAAAATGTAAAATGATTAGCAAACTCCGAGGTAGCCTTGATGATAGG AAACTCTCAAGTAAAAGGGAAAGAGGAGTCTTCAGAAATATCAAAGTATTTCCAGTG GAACCAAATGACGAGAGATTTGAAAATGAACTACCAACTGAATTATTTAGCAAG CTATCCCTGGCTTCTGAAgccaaaaaaacaacaaaatcacCATCAGTGGAGCAGCCAATTTCTAAG GGTTTGAAGGAGAATAGACCAGAATCCTTGCGGCAGAAGCATGAG AAGATGAATTTGATCAGAGAAGAAATTCAGAGACTATGCACGAAGCAGTATCAAT GA
- the LOC130738443 gene encoding protein TPX2-like isoform X4 — protein sequence MEEEFDKVQVSDPSMCGDDHNEIDLDYEFDAPRFFDFTRPETFWDADEAQQWFEFAASYPPSPFLEKLRWGNAGAMENVNIVANDDSGPCVNPEQGLEYCNATMQDTLNGNTKLLSKSSSLKSKVFTFMKPTASHLAKQKNAPEVQPPRYFRRLQKQNSSIDGELTKRQKLEAGYLQKVARLKHQTLFTHKKTKEVDRKPNVTIPREPNLVTASRAQRHKSRTNVESVKHTKSSSRVIKAQSLSKKVLEGLAQPFRKMKTPQPTEFQVFHLKTSERALQHAASSNAGGTLNCNSLSNSETKDLKRTKSSVGSRQEKCKMISKLRGSLDDRKLSSKRERGVFRNIKVFPVEPNDERFENELPTELFSKLSLASEAKKTTKSPSVEQPISKGLKENRPESLRQKHEMNLIREEIQRLCTKQYQ from the exons aTGGAAGAAGAGTTTGATAAGGTTCAAGTTTCAGACCCGTCTATGTGCGGGGATGATCATAATGAAATTGATCTTGATTATGAATTCGACGCTCCTCGGTTCTTCGATTTCACCCGGCCGGAGACGTTTTGGGATGCTGATGAAGCACAACAATGGTTCGAATTCGCCGCGAGTTACCCGCCTTCAC CGTTTCTGGAGAAGTTGAGATGGGGAAATGCTGGTGCAATGGAAAATGTGAATATTGTTGCTAATGATGATTCTGGTCCTTGTGTGAATCCAGAACAAG GACTTGAATATTGCAATGCAACAATGCAAGATACGTTAAATGGTAACACAAAGCTTCTCAGCAAGTCAAGTTCTTTAAAATCTAAAGTTTTCACTTTCATGAAACCAACAGCAAGTCATTTAGCCAAGCAGAAGAATGCTCCAGAAGTCCAACCCCCTCGATATTTCAGAAG GCTTCAGAAACAGAATTCTTCCATAGATGGAGAATTGACCAAAAGACAGAAGCTTGAAGCTGGTTACTTGCAAAAG GTTGCTCGTCTTAAGCATCAAACTCTCTTTACACATAAGAAAACCAAGGAG GTTGATCGTAAGCCAAACGTTACTATTCCTAGAGAACCTAATTTGGTAACAGCCAGCAGGGCACAAAGACACAA GTCTAGAACTAATGTTGAGTCAGTTAAACATACAAAATCAAGTTCTCGGGTGATTAAAGCACAATCCTTAAGTAAAAAG GTTTTGGAGGGTCTGGCACAACCCTTTCGCAAGATGAAAACACCACAACCAACAGAATTTCAA GTATTCCACTTGAAAACATCAGAGAGGGCACTGCAGCACGCAGCATCTAGTAAT GCCGGAGGTACATTGAATTGCAATTCTCTCTCAAATAGTGAAACAAAGGATCTCAAAAG GACAAAATCTAGTGTTGGCTCAAGGCAGGAAAAATGTAAAATGATTAGCAAACTCCGAGGTAGCCTTGATGATAGG AAACTCTCAAGTAAAAGGGAAAGAGGAGTCTTCAGAAATATCAAAGTATTTCCAGTG GAACCAAATGACGAGAGATTTGAAAATGAACTACCAACTGAATTATTTAGCAAG CTATCCCTGGCTTCTGAAgccaaaaaaacaacaaaatcacCATCAGTGGAGCAGCCAATTTCTAAG GGTTTGAAGGAGAATAGACCAGAATCCTTGCGGCAGAAGCATGAG ATGAATTTGATCAGAGAAGAAATTCAGAGACTATGCACGAAGCAGTATCAAT GA
- the LOC130738443 gene encoding protein TPX2-like isoform X1, with protein sequence MEEEFDKVQVSDPSMCGDDHNEIDLDYEFDAPRFFDFTRPETFWDADEAQQWFEFAASYPPSPFLEKLRWGNAGAMENVNIVANDDSGPCVNPEQGLEYCNATMQDTLNGNTKLLSKSSSLKSKVFTFMKPTASHLAKQKNAPEVQPPRYFRRLQKQNSSIDGELTKRQKLEAGYLQKVARLKHQTLFTHKKTKEVDRKPNVTIPREPNLVTASRAQRHKSRTNVESVKHTKSSSRVIKAQSLSKKVLEGLAQPFRKMKTPQPTEFQVFHLKTSERALQHAASSNAGGTLNCNSLSNSETKDLKRTKSSVGSRQEKCKMISKLRGSLDDRKLSSKRERGVFRNIKVFPVEPNDERFENELPTELFSKLSLASEAKKTTKSPSVEQPISKGLKENRPESLRQKHEKMNLIREEIQRLCTKQYQCE encoded by the exons aTGGAAGAAGAGTTTGATAAGGTTCAAGTTTCAGACCCGTCTATGTGCGGGGATGATCATAATGAAATTGATCTTGATTATGAATTCGACGCTCCTCGGTTCTTCGATTTCACCCGGCCGGAGACGTTTTGGGATGCTGATGAAGCACAACAATGGTTCGAATTCGCCGCGAGTTACCCGCCTTCAC CGTTTCTGGAGAAGTTGAGATGGGGAAATGCTGGTGCAATGGAAAATGTGAATATTGTTGCTAATGATGATTCTGGTCCTTGTGTGAATCCAGAACAAG GACTTGAATATTGCAATGCAACAATGCAAGATACGTTAAATGGTAACACAAAGCTTCTCAGCAAGTCAAGTTCTTTAAAATCTAAAGTTTTCACTTTCATGAAACCAACAGCAAGTCATTTAGCCAAGCAGAAGAATGCTCCAGAAGTCCAACCCCCTCGATATTTCAGAAG GCTTCAGAAACAGAATTCTTCCATAGATGGAGAATTGACCAAAAGACAGAAGCTTGAAGCTGGTTACTTGCAAAAG GTTGCTCGTCTTAAGCATCAAACTCTCTTTACACATAAGAAAACCAAGGAG GTTGATCGTAAGCCAAACGTTACTATTCCTAGAGAACCTAATTTGGTAACAGCCAGCAGGGCACAAAGACACAA GTCTAGAACTAATGTTGAGTCAGTTAAACATACAAAATCAAGTTCTCGGGTGATTAAAGCACAATCCTTAAGTAAAAAG GTTTTGGAGGGTCTGGCACAACCCTTTCGCAAGATGAAAACACCACAACCAACAGAATTTCAA GTATTCCACTTGAAAACATCAGAGAGGGCACTGCAGCACGCAGCATCTAGTAAT GCCGGAGGTACATTGAATTGCAATTCTCTCTCAAATAGTGAAACAAAGGATCTCAAAAG GACAAAATCTAGTGTTGGCTCAAGGCAGGAAAAATGTAAAATGATTAGCAAACTCCGAGGTAGCCTTGATGATAGG AAACTCTCAAGTAAAAGGGAAAGAGGAGTCTTCAGAAATATCAAAGTATTTCCAGTG GAACCAAATGACGAGAGATTTGAAAATGAACTACCAACTGAATTATTTAGCAAG CTATCCCTGGCTTCTGAAgccaaaaaaacaacaaaatcacCATCAGTGGAGCAGCCAATTTCTAAG GGTTTGAAGGAGAATAGACCAGAATCCTTGCGGCAGAAGCATGAG AAGATGAATTTGATCAGAGAAGAAATTCAGAGACTATGCACGAAGCAGTATCAATGTGAGTGA